One genomic window of Sarcophilus harrisii chromosome X, mSarHar1.11, whole genome shotgun sequence includes the following:
- the DRP2 gene encoding dystrophin-related protein 2 isoform X4, which yields MQPMVMQGCPYTFPRCHEWRAAEQPQHNAGLNTTRPQPQVRATAAASQDGTGPTCVRQQVLNGAVGPLDAPAMNLCWNEIKKKSHNLRARLEAFSDPSGKLQPPLQEIIDWLSQKDEELSAQLPLQGAVALVQKEKETHSAFMEEVKSRGPYIYSVLESAQAFLSQHPFEELEEPHCENKDASPRQKIQNLSRFVWKQATVASELWEKLTARCVDQHRHIERTLEQLLEIHGAMGELGNALTQAEGIRATWEPIGDLFIDSLPEHIQAIKLFTEELAPVKEGVKLVNELAHQLAISDVHLSMENSRALEQINTRWKQLQASVNERLKQLQDAHRDFGPGSQHFLSTSVQVPWERAISPNKVPYYINHQAQTTCWDHPKMTELYQTLADLNNIKFSAYRTAMKLRRVQKALRLDLVTLNTALEIFNEHDLQPSEHVMDVVEVIHCLTALYERLEEERGILVNVPLCVDMSLNWLLNVFDSGRSGKMRALSFKTGIACLCGTEVKEKFQYLFSQVATAGSQCDQRHLGVLLHEAIQVPRQLGEVAAFGGSNVEPSVRSCFRFSTGKPVIEAAQFLEWVNLEPQSMVWLAVLHRVTIAEQVKHQTKCSVCRQCPIKGFRYRSLKQFNVDICQTCFLTGRASKGNKLHYPIMEYYTPTTSSENVRDFATTLKNKFRSKQYFSKHPQRGYLPVQSVLEADYTEPLASSPMLPHSDTHSRIEHFASRLAEMESQNCSFFNDSLSPDDSIDEDQYLLRHSSPITDREPTFGQQAQDAAAADDKGELEKILAHLEDENRILQGELRRLKWQHEEAAEGPPEAAQDPRNEELLAEARLLRQHKSRLETRMQILEDHNRQLESQLLRLRELLLQPPPESEGNGSAGSSLASSPQQSESSHPHEKEHTTPDTEAADDVGQKSQDVSLCLEDIMEKLRHAFPNVRSPDVPTNTLLAS from the exons ATGCAGCCCATGGTCATGCAGGGATGTCCCTACACGTTCCCACGATGTCATGAGTGGCGGGCAGCTGAGCAACCCCAGCACAACGCTGGCCTCAACACCACCCGCCCCCAGCCTCAG GTTAGAGCCACCGCTGCGGCTTCTCAGGATGGCACAGGGCCGACCTGTGTGAGGCAGCAGGTCCTGAACGGTGCTGTTGGGCCCCTGGATGCTCCAGCCATGAATCTGTGTTGGAATGAAATCAAAAAGAAGTCCCACAACCTCCG GGCTCGACTCGAGGCCTTCTCGGATCCCAGTGGGAAGCTGCAGCCGCCTCTTCAAGAGATCATTGATTGGCTCAGCCAGAAGGATGAGGAGCTGTCCGCTCAGCTGCCCCTCCAGGGGGCCGTGGCCCTGGTCCAGAAGGAAAAGGAGACTCATTCG GCTTTCATGGAAGAGGTCAAGTCCCGAGGCCCCTACATCTACTCAGTCCTTGAGTCAGCTCAGGCCTTCCTATCCCAGCACCCGTTTGAGGAACTGGAAGAACCCCACTGTGAGAACAAAG ACGCTTCCCCCAGACAGAAGATCCAGAACCTCAGCCGCTTCGTGTGGAAGCAGGCGACTGTGGCCAGCGAGCTGTGGGAGAAGCTGACCGCCCGCTGTGTGGATCAGCATCGCCACATCGAGCGTACCTTGGAGCAGCTGCTGGAGATCCACGGAGCCATGGGGGAGCTGGGAAATGCCCTGACTCAGGCCGAGGGCATCCGGGCTACCTGGGAGCCCATCGGGGACCTCTTCATCGATTCCTTGCCAGAGCACATCCAGGCCATTAAG CTGTTCACAGAGGAGCTAGCCCCGGTGAAGGAGGGGGTGAAGTTGGTGAACGAGCTGGCTCACCAGCTGGCCATCTCTGACGTGCACCTCTCCATGGAGAACTCCCGGGCCCTGGAGCAAATCAATACCCGCTGGAAACAGCTGCAG GCTTCAGTTAATGAACGGCTCAAGCAGCTCCAGGATGCCCACCGCGACTTTGGGCCAGGATCCCAGCACTTCCTGTCCA CCTCCGTGCAGGTCCCCTGGGAAAGAGCAATTTCACCCAATAAAGTACCCTACTACATcaa CCATCAGGCCCAGACCACGTGTTGGGACCACCCCAAGATGACTGAGCTATACCAAACGCTGG CTGACCTGAACAACATCAAGTTCTCAGCTTACCGGACGGCCATGAAACTGCGCCGAGTCCAGAAGGCCCTACGCC TGGACTTGGTAACCCTGAACACGGCTCTGGAGATCTTCAACGAGCATGATCTGCAGCCCAGTGAGCACGTGATGGATGTGGTCGAGGTCATCCACTGCCTGACAGCCCTGTACGAGCGGCTGGAGGAGGAGAGGGGCATCTTGGTGAATGTGCCGCTCTGTGTGGACATGAGCCTCAACTGGCTCCTCAATGTGTTCGATAG TGGGCGCAGTGGAAAGATGCGAGCCCTGTCTTTTAAGACCGGCATTGCCTGCTTGTGTGGAACAGAAGTGAAAGAGAAATTTCAGT ACCTCTTCAGCCAGGTGGCCACCGCGGGCAGTCAGTGTGACCAGCGCCACCTGGGTGTTCTGCTGCACGAGGCCATCCAGGTGCCCCGCCAGCTGGGGGAAGTGGCCGCCTTCGGGGGAAGCAACGTGGAACCCAGTGTCCGCAGCTGCTTCCGCTTT AGCACCGGGAAGCCGGTCATTGAAGCTGCCCAGTTTCTGGAGTGGGTCAACCTGGAGCCACAGTCCATGGTGTGGCTGGCTGTGTTGCACCGCGTGACCATCGCGGAGCAGGTGAAGCACCAGACCAAGTGCTCCGTGTGTAGGCAGTGCCCCATCAAAGGCTTCAG GTACCGGAGCCTTAAGCAGTTCAACGTGGACATCTGCCAGACCTGCTTCCTGACGGGCAGGGCCAGCAAAGGGAACAAGCTGCACTACCCCATCATGGAGTATTATACGCCG ACTACTTCCAGTGAGAACGTGAGGGATTTTGCTACAACACTGAAGAACAAGTTCCGGTCCAAGCAGTATTTCAGCAAACACCCTCAGAGAGGATACCTGCCCGTGCAGTCTGTGCTGGAGGCGGACTACACCGAGCC GCTGGCCTCCTCTCCGATGTTGCCACACTCCGATACGCATTCCCGCATCGAACACTTTGCCAGCAG GCTCGCCGAGATGGAAAGCCAGAACTGCTCCTTCTTTAACGATAGCCTGTCCCCTGACGACAGCAT AGATGAAGATCAGTATCTGCTGAGGCACTCGAGCCCCATCACTGACCGGGAGCCCACTTTTGGGCAACAAGCCCAGGACGCCGCGGCCGCCGATGACAAGGGGGAATTGGAGAAGATCCTGGCTCACTTGGAGGATGAGAACCG GATCCTTCAGGGGGAGCTGCGTCGCCTGAAGTGGCAGCACGAAGAGGCCGCTGAGGGTCCCCCCGAGGCAGCCCAGGACCCCCGCAACGAGGAACTCTTGGCCGAAGCCAGGCTCCTTCGGCAGCACAAGAGCCGCTTGGAGACGCGCATGCAGATTCTGGAGGACCACAACAGGCAGCTGGAGTCCCAGCTGCTGCGTCTGCGGGAGCTGCTGCTGCAG CCACCCCCTGAATCAGAAGGCAATGGCTCTGCAGGCTCCTCCCTGGCCTCTTCCCCACAGCAGTCGGAGAGCAGTCACCCCCACGAGAAGGAGCACACCACCCCAGACACCGAGGCCGCGG ATGATGTGGGACAGAAAAGCCAGGACGTCAGCCTGTGCTTGGAGGACATCATGGAGAAGCTCCGCCACGCCTTTCCAAACGTCCGGAGCCCAGATGTGCCCACCAACACTCTGCTGGCTTCCTGA
- the DRP2 gene encoding dystrophin-related protein 2 isoform X3, translating into MQPMVMQGCPYTFPRCHEWRAAEQPQHNAGLNTTRPQPQVRATAAASQDGTGPTCVRQQVLNGAVGPLDAPAMNLCWNEIKKKSHNLRARLEAFSDPSGKLQPPLQEIIDWLSQKDEELSAQLPLQGAVALVQKEKETHSAFMEEVKSRGPYIYSVLESAQAFLSQHPFEELEEPHCENKDASPRQKIQNLSRFVWKQATVASELWEKLTARCVDQHRHIERTLEQLLEIHGAMGELGNALTQAEGIRATWEPIGDLFIDSLPEHIQAIKLFTEELAPVKEGVKLVNELAHQLAISDVHLSMENSRALEQINTRWKQLQASVNERLKQLQDAHRDFGPGSQHFLSTSVQVPWERAISPNKVPYYINHQAQTTCWDHPKMTELYQTLADLNNIKFSAYRTAMKLRRVQKALRLDLVTLNTALEIFNEHDLQPSEHVMDVVEVIHCLTALYERLEEERGILVNVPLCVDMSLNWLLNVFDSGRSGKMRALSFKTGIACLCGTEVKEKFQYLFSQVATAGSQCDQRHLGVLLHEAIQVPRQLGEVAAFGGSNVEPSVRSCFRFSTGKPVIEAAQFLEWVNLEPQSMVWLAVLHRVTIAEQVKHQTKCSVCRQCPIKGFRYRSLKQFNVDICQTCFLTGRASKGNKLHYPIMEYYTPTTSSENVRDFATTLKNKFRSKQYFSKHPQRGYLPVQSVLEADYTEPLASSPMLPHSDTHSRIEHFASRLAEMESQNCSFFNDSLSPDDSMRLRDEDQYLLRHSSPITDREPTFGQQAQDAAAADDKGELEKILAHLEDENRILQGELRRLKWQHEEAAEGPPEAAQDPRNEELLAEARLLRQHKSRLETRMQILEDHNRQLESQLLRLRELLLQPPPESEGNGSAGSSLASSPQQSESSHPHEKEHTTPDTEAADDVGQKSQDVSLCLEDIMEKLRHAFPNVRSPDVPTNTLLAS; encoded by the exons ATGCAGCCCATGGTCATGCAGGGATGTCCCTACACGTTCCCACGATGTCATGAGTGGCGGGCAGCTGAGCAACCCCAGCACAACGCTGGCCTCAACACCACCCGCCCCCAGCCTCAG GTTAGAGCCACCGCTGCGGCTTCTCAGGATGGCACAGGGCCGACCTGTGTGAGGCAGCAGGTCCTGAACGGTGCTGTTGGGCCCCTGGATGCTCCAGCCATGAATCTGTGTTGGAATGAAATCAAAAAGAAGTCCCACAACCTCCG GGCTCGACTCGAGGCCTTCTCGGATCCCAGTGGGAAGCTGCAGCCGCCTCTTCAAGAGATCATTGATTGGCTCAGCCAGAAGGATGAGGAGCTGTCCGCTCAGCTGCCCCTCCAGGGGGCCGTGGCCCTGGTCCAGAAGGAAAAGGAGACTCATTCG GCTTTCATGGAAGAGGTCAAGTCCCGAGGCCCCTACATCTACTCAGTCCTTGAGTCAGCTCAGGCCTTCCTATCCCAGCACCCGTTTGAGGAACTGGAAGAACCCCACTGTGAGAACAAAG ACGCTTCCCCCAGACAGAAGATCCAGAACCTCAGCCGCTTCGTGTGGAAGCAGGCGACTGTGGCCAGCGAGCTGTGGGAGAAGCTGACCGCCCGCTGTGTGGATCAGCATCGCCACATCGAGCGTACCTTGGAGCAGCTGCTGGAGATCCACGGAGCCATGGGGGAGCTGGGAAATGCCCTGACTCAGGCCGAGGGCATCCGGGCTACCTGGGAGCCCATCGGGGACCTCTTCATCGATTCCTTGCCAGAGCACATCCAGGCCATTAAG CTGTTCACAGAGGAGCTAGCCCCGGTGAAGGAGGGGGTGAAGTTGGTGAACGAGCTGGCTCACCAGCTGGCCATCTCTGACGTGCACCTCTCCATGGAGAACTCCCGGGCCCTGGAGCAAATCAATACCCGCTGGAAACAGCTGCAG GCTTCAGTTAATGAACGGCTCAAGCAGCTCCAGGATGCCCACCGCGACTTTGGGCCAGGATCCCAGCACTTCCTGTCCA CCTCCGTGCAGGTCCCCTGGGAAAGAGCAATTTCACCCAATAAAGTACCCTACTACATcaa CCATCAGGCCCAGACCACGTGTTGGGACCACCCCAAGATGACTGAGCTATACCAAACGCTGG CTGACCTGAACAACATCAAGTTCTCAGCTTACCGGACGGCCATGAAACTGCGCCGAGTCCAGAAGGCCCTACGCC TGGACTTGGTAACCCTGAACACGGCTCTGGAGATCTTCAACGAGCATGATCTGCAGCCCAGTGAGCACGTGATGGATGTGGTCGAGGTCATCCACTGCCTGACAGCCCTGTACGAGCGGCTGGAGGAGGAGAGGGGCATCTTGGTGAATGTGCCGCTCTGTGTGGACATGAGCCTCAACTGGCTCCTCAATGTGTTCGATAG TGGGCGCAGTGGAAAGATGCGAGCCCTGTCTTTTAAGACCGGCATTGCCTGCTTGTGTGGAACAGAAGTGAAAGAGAAATTTCAGT ACCTCTTCAGCCAGGTGGCCACCGCGGGCAGTCAGTGTGACCAGCGCCACCTGGGTGTTCTGCTGCACGAGGCCATCCAGGTGCCCCGCCAGCTGGGGGAAGTGGCCGCCTTCGGGGGAAGCAACGTGGAACCCAGTGTCCGCAGCTGCTTCCGCTTT AGCACCGGGAAGCCGGTCATTGAAGCTGCCCAGTTTCTGGAGTGGGTCAACCTGGAGCCACAGTCCATGGTGTGGCTGGCTGTGTTGCACCGCGTGACCATCGCGGAGCAGGTGAAGCACCAGACCAAGTGCTCCGTGTGTAGGCAGTGCCCCATCAAAGGCTTCAG GTACCGGAGCCTTAAGCAGTTCAACGTGGACATCTGCCAGACCTGCTTCCTGACGGGCAGGGCCAGCAAAGGGAACAAGCTGCACTACCCCATCATGGAGTATTATACGCCG ACTACTTCCAGTGAGAACGTGAGGGATTTTGCTACAACACTGAAGAACAAGTTCCGGTCCAAGCAGTATTTCAGCAAACACCCTCAGAGAGGATACCTGCCCGTGCAGTCTGTGCTGGAGGCGGACTACACCGAGCC GCTGGCCTCCTCTCCGATGTTGCCACACTCCGATACGCATTCCCGCATCGAACACTTTGCCAGCAG GCTCGCCGAGATGGAAAGCCAGAACTGCTCCTTCTTTAACGATAGCCTGTCCCCTGACGACAGCAT GCGACTACG AGATGAAGATCAGTATCTGCTGAGGCACTCGAGCCCCATCACTGACCGGGAGCCCACTTTTGGGCAACAAGCCCAGGACGCCGCGGCCGCCGATGACAAGGGGGAATTGGAGAAGATCCTGGCTCACTTGGAGGATGAGAACCG GATCCTTCAGGGGGAGCTGCGTCGCCTGAAGTGGCAGCACGAAGAGGCCGCTGAGGGTCCCCCCGAGGCAGCCCAGGACCCCCGCAACGAGGAACTCTTGGCCGAAGCCAGGCTCCTTCGGCAGCACAAGAGCCGCTTGGAGACGCGCATGCAGATTCTGGAGGACCACAACAGGCAGCTGGAGTCCCAGCTGCTGCGTCTGCGGGAGCTGCTGCTGCAG CCACCCCCTGAATCAGAAGGCAATGGCTCTGCAGGCTCCTCCCTGGCCTCTTCCCCACAGCAGTCGGAGAGCAGTCACCCCCACGAGAAGGAGCACACCACCCCAGACACCGAGGCCGCGG ATGATGTGGGACAGAAAAGCCAGGACGTCAGCCTGTGCTTGGAGGACATCATGGAGAAGCTCCGCCACGCCTTTCCAAACGTCCGGAGCCCAGATGTGCCCACCAACACTCTGCTGGCTTCCTGA
- the DRP2 gene encoding dystrophin-related protein 2 isoform X1, producing the protein MNLCWNEIKKKSHNLRARLEAFSDPSGKLQPPLQEIIDWLSQKDEELSAQLPLQGAVALVQKEKETHSAFMEEVKSRGPYIYSVLESAQAFLSQHPFEELEEPHCENKDASPRQKIQNLSRFVWKQATVASELWEKLTARCVDQHRHIERTLEQLLEIHGAMGELGNALTQAEGIRATWEPIGDLFIDSLPEHIQAIKLFTEELAPVKEGVKLVNELAHQLAISDVHLSMENSRALEQINTRWKQLQASVNERLKQLQDAHRDFGPGSQHFLSTSVQVPWERAISPNKVPYYINHQAQTTCWDHPKMTELYQTLADLNNIKFSAYRTAMKLRRVQKALRLDLVTLNTALEIFNEHDLQPSEHVMDVVEVIHCLTALYERLEEERGILVNVPLCVDMSLNWLLNVFDSGRSGKMRALSFKTGIACLCGTEVKEKFQYLFSQVATAGSQCDQRHLGVLLHEAIQVPRQLGEVAAFGGSNVEPSVRSCFRFSTGKPVIEAAQFLEWVNLEPQSMVWLAVLHRVTIAEQVKHQTKCSVCRQCPIKGFRYRSLKQFNVDICQTCFLTGRASKGNKLHYPIMEYYTPTTSSENVRDFATTLKNKFRSKQYFSKHPQRGYLPVQSVLEADYTEPLASSPMLPHSDTHSRIEHFASRLAEMESQNCSFFNDSLSPDDSMRLRDEDQYLLRHSSPITDREPTFGQQAQDAAAADDKGELEKILAHLEDENRILQGELRRLKWQHEEAAEGPPEAAQDPRNEELLAEARLLRQHKSRLETRMQILEDHNRQLESQLLRLRELLLQPPPESEGNGSAGSSLASSPQQSESSHPHEKEHTTPDTEAADDVGQKSQDVSLCLEDIMEKLRHAFPNVRSPDVPTNTLLAS; encoded by the exons ATGAATCTGTGTTGGAATGAAATCAAAAAGAAGTCCCACAACCTCCG GGCTCGACTCGAGGCCTTCTCGGATCCCAGTGGGAAGCTGCAGCCGCCTCTTCAAGAGATCATTGATTGGCTCAGCCAGAAGGATGAGGAGCTGTCCGCTCAGCTGCCCCTCCAGGGGGCCGTGGCCCTGGTCCAGAAGGAAAAGGAGACTCATTCG GCTTTCATGGAAGAGGTCAAGTCCCGAGGCCCCTACATCTACTCAGTCCTTGAGTCAGCTCAGGCCTTCCTATCCCAGCACCCGTTTGAGGAACTGGAAGAACCCCACTGTGAGAACAAAG ACGCTTCCCCCAGACAGAAGATCCAGAACCTCAGCCGCTTCGTGTGGAAGCAGGCGACTGTGGCCAGCGAGCTGTGGGAGAAGCTGACCGCCCGCTGTGTGGATCAGCATCGCCACATCGAGCGTACCTTGGAGCAGCTGCTGGAGATCCACGGAGCCATGGGGGAGCTGGGAAATGCCCTGACTCAGGCCGAGGGCATCCGGGCTACCTGGGAGCCCATCGGGGACCTCTTCATCGATTCCTTGCCAGAGCACATCCAGGCCATTAAG CTGTTCACAGAGGAGCTAGCCCCGGTGAAGGAGGGGGTGAAGTTGGTGAACGAGCTGGCTCACCAGCTGGCCATCTCTGACGTGCACCTCTCCATGGAGAACTCCCGGGCCCTGGAGCAAATCAATACCCGCTGGAAACAGCTGCAG GCTTCAGTTAATGAACGGCTCAAGCAGCTCCAGGATGCCCACCGCGACTTTGGGCCAGGATCCCAGCACTTCCTGTCCA CCTCCGTGCAGGTCCCCTGGGAAAGAGCAATTTCACCCAATAAAGTACCCTACTACATcaa CCATCAGGCCCAGACCACGTGTTGGGACCACCCCAAGATGACTGAGCTATACCAAACGCTGG CTGACCTGAACAACATCAAGTTCTCAGCTTACCGGACGGCCATGAAACTGCGCCGAGTCCAGAAGGCCCTACGCC TGGACTTGGTAACCCTGAACACGGCTCTGGAGATCTTCAACGAGCATGATCTGCAGCCCAGTGAGCACGTGATGGATGTGGTCGAGGTCATCCACTGCCTGACAGCCCTGTACGAGCGGCTGGAGGAGGAGAGGGGCATCTTGGTGAATGTGCCGCTCTGTGTGGACATGAGCCTCAACTGGCTCCTCAATGTGTTCGATAG TGGGCGCAGTGGAAAGATGCGAGCCCTGTCTTTTAAGACCGGCATTGCCTGCTTGTGTGGAACAGAAGTGAAAGAGAAATTTCAGT ACCTCTTCAGCCAGGTGGCCACCGCGGGCAGTCAGTGTGACCAGCGCCACCTGGGTGTTCTGCTGCACGAGGCCATCCAGGTGCCCCGCCAGCTGGGGGAAGTGGCCGCCTTCGGGGGAAGCAACGTGGAACCCAGTGTCCGCAGCTGCTTCCGCTTT AGCACCGGGAAGCCGGTCATTGAAGCTGCCCAGTTTCTGGAGTGGGTCAACCTGGAGCCACAGTCCATGGTGTGGCTGGCTGTGTTGCACCGCGTGACCATCGCGGAGCAGGTGAAGCACCAGACCAAGTGCTCCGTGTGTAGGCAGTGCCCCATCAAAGGCTTCAG GTACCGGAGCCTTAAGCAGTTCAACGTGGACATCTGCCAGACCTGCTTCCTGACGGGCAGGGCCAGCAAAGGGAACAAGCTGCACTACCCCATCATGGAGTATTATACGCCG ACTACTTCCAGTGAGAACGTGAGGGATTTTGCTACAACACTGAAGAACAAGTTCCGGTCCAAGCAGTATTTCAGCAAACACCCTCAGAGAGGATACCTGCCCGTGCAGTCTGTGCTGGAGGCGGACTACACCGAGCC GCTGGCCTCCTCTCCGATGTTGCCACACTCCGATACGCATTCCCGCATCGAACACTTTGCCAGCAG GCTCGCCGAGATGGAAAGCCAGAACTGCTCCTTCTTTAACGATAGCCTGTCCCCTGACGACAGCAT GCGACTACG AGATGAAGATCAGTATCTGCTGAGGCACTCGAGCCCCATCACTGACCGGGAGCCCACTTTTGGGCAACAAGCCCAGGACGCCGCGGCCGCCGATGACAAGGGGGAATTGGAGAAGATCCTGGCTCACTTGGAGGATGAGAACCG GATCCTTCAGGGGGAGCTGCGTCGCCTGAAGTGGCAGCACGAAGAGGCCGCTGAGGGTCCCCCCGAGGCAGCCCAGGACCCCCGCAACGAGGAACTCTTGGCCGAAGCCAGGCTCCTTCGGCAGCACAAGAGCCGCTTGGAGACGCGCATGCAGATTCTGGAGGACCACAACAGGCAGCTGGAGTCCCAGCTGCTGCGTCTGCGGGAGCTGCTGCTGCAG CCACCCCCTGAATCAGAAGGCAATGGCTCTGCAGGCTCCTCCCTGGCCTCTTCCCCACAGCAGTCGGAGAGCAGTCACCCCCACGAGAAGGAGCACACCACCCCAGACACCGAGGCCGCGG ATGATGTGGGACAGAAAAGCCAGGACGTCAGCCTGTGCTTGGAGGACATCATGGAGAAGCTCCGCCACGCCTTTCCAAACGTCCGGAGCCCAGATGTGCCCACCAACACTCTGCTGGCTTCCTGA
- the DRP2 gene encoding dystrophin-related protein 2 isoform X2: MNLCWNEIKKKSHNLRARLEAFSDPSGKLQPPLQEIIDWLSQKDEELSAQLPLQGAVALVQKEKETHSAFMEEVKSRGPYIYSVLESAQAFLSQHPFEELEEPHCENKDASPRQKIQNLSRFVWKQATVASELWEKLTARCVDQHRHIERTLEQLLEIHGAMGELGNALTQAEGIRATWEPIGDLFIDSLPEHIQAIKLFTEELAPVKEGVKLVNELAHQLAISDVHLSMENSRALEQINTRWKQLQASVNERLKQLQDAHRDFGPGSQHFLSTSVQVPWERAISPNKVPYYINHQAQTTCWDHPKMTELYQTLADLNNIKFSAYRTAMKLRRVQKALRLDLVTLNTALEIFNEHDLQPSEHVMDVVEVIHCLTALYERLEEERGILVNVPLCVDMSLNWLLNVFDSGRSGKMRALSFKTGIACLCGTEVKEKFQYLFSQVATAGSQCDQRHLGVLLHEAIQVPRQLGEVAAFGGSNVEPSVRSCFRFSTGKPVIEAAQFLEWVNLEPQSMVWLAVLHRVTIAEQVKHQTKCSVCRQCPIKGFRYRSLKQFNVDICQTCFLTGRASKGNKLHYPIMEYYTPTTSSENVRDFATTLKNKFRSKQYFSKHPQRGYLPVQSVLEADYTEPLASSPMLPHSDTHSRIEHFASRLAEMESQNCSFFNDSLSPDDSIDEDQYLLRHSSPITDREPTFGQQAQDAAAADDKGELEKILAHLEDENRILQGELRRLKWQHEEAAEGPPEAAQDPRNEELLAEARLLRQHKSRLETRMQILEDHNRQLESQLLRLRELLLQPPPESEGNGSAGSSLASSPQQSESSHPHEKEHTTPDTEAADDVGQKSQDVSLCLEDIMEKLRHAFPNVRSPDVPTNTLLAS, translated from the exons ATGAATCTGTGTTGGAATGAAATCAAAAAGAAGTCCCACAACCTCCG GGCTCGACTCGAGGCCTTCTCGGATCCCAGTGGGAAGCTGCAGCCGCCTCTTCAAGAGATCATTGATTGGCTCAGCCAGAAGGATGAGGAGCTGTCCGCTCAGCTGCCCCTCCAGGGGGCCGTGGCCCTGGTCCAGAAGGAAAAGGAGACTCATTCG GCTTTCATGGAAGAGGTCAAGTCCCGAGGCCCCTACATCTACTCAGTCCTTGAGTCAGCTCAGGCCTTCCTATCCCAGCACCCGTTTGAGGAACTGGAAGAACCCCACTGTGAGAACAAAG ACGCTTCCCCCAGACAGAAGATCCAGAACCTCAGCCGCTTCGTGTGGAAGCAGGCGACTGTGGCCAGCGAGCTGTGGGAGAAGCTGACCGCCCGCTGTGTGGATCAGCATCGCCACATCGAGCGTACCTTGGAGCAGCTGCTGGAGATCCACGGAGCCATGGGGGAGCTGGGAAATGCCCTGACTCAGGCCGAGGGCATCCGGGCTACCTGGGAGCCCATCGGGGACCTCTTCATCGATTCCTTGCCAGAGCACATCCAGGCCATTAAG CTGTTCACAGAGGAGCTAGCCCCGGTGAAGGAGGGGGTGAAGTTGGTGAACGAGCTGGCTCACCAGCTGGCCATCTCTGACGTGCACCTCTCCATGGAGAACTCCCGGGCCCTGGAGCAAATCAATACCCGCTGGAAACAGCTGCAG GCTTCAGTTAATGAACGGCTCAAGCAGCTCCAGGATGCCCACCGCGACTTTGGGCCAGGATCCCAGCACTTCCTGTCCA CCTCCGTGCAGGTCCCCTGGGAAAGAGCAATTTCACCCAATAAAGTACCCTACTACATcaa CCATCAGGCCCAGACCACGTGTTGGGACCACCCCAAGATGACTGAGCTATACCAAACGCTGG CTGACCTGAACAACATCAAGTTCTCAGCTTACCGGACGGCCATGAAACTGCGCCGAGTCCAGAAGGCCCTACGCC TGGACTTGGTAACCCTGAACACGGCTCTGGAGATCTTCAACGAGCATGATCTGCAGCCCAGTGAGCACGTGATGGATGTGGTCGAGGTCATCCACTGCCTGACAGCCCTGTACGAGCGGCTGGAGGAGGAGAGGGGCATCTTGGTGAATGTGCCGCTCTGTGTGGACATGAGCCTCAACTGGCTCCTCAATGTGTTCGATAG TGGGCGCAGTGGAAAGATGCGAGCCCTGTCTTTTAAGACCGGCATTGCCTGCTTGTGTGGAACAGAAGTGAAAGAGAAATTTCAGT ACCTCTTCAGCCAGGTGGCCACCGCGGGCAGTCAGTGTGACCAGCGCCACCTGGGTGTTCTGCTGCACGAGGCCATCCAGGTGCCCCGCCAGCTGGGGGAAGTGGCCGCCTTCGGGGGAAGCAACGTGGAACCCAGTGTCCGCAGCTGCTTCCGCTTT AGCACCGGGAAGCCGGTCATTGAAGCTGCCCAGTTTCTGGAGTGGGTCAACCTGGAGCCACAGTCCATGGTGTGGCTGGCTGTGTTGCACCGCGTGACCATCGCGGAGCAGGTGAAGCACCAGACCAAGTGCTCCGTGTGTAGGCAGTGCCCCATCAAAGGCTTCAG GTACCGGAGCCTTAAGCAGTTCAACGTGGACATCTGCCAGACCTGCTTCCTGACGGGCAGGGCCAGCAAAGGGAACAAGCTGCACTACCCCATCATGGAGTATTATACGCCG ACTACTTCCAGTGAGAACGTGAGGGATTTTGCTACAACACTGAAGAACAAGTTCCGGTCCAAGCAGTATTTCAGCAAACACCCTCAGAGAGGATACCTGCCCGTGCAGTCTGTGCTGGAGGCGGACTACACCGAGCC GCTGGCCTCCTCTCCGATGTTGCCACACTCCGATACGCATTCCCGCATCGAACACTTTGCCAGCAG GCTCGCCGAGATGGAAAGCCAGAACTGCTCCTTCTTTAACGATAGCCTGTCCCCTGACGACAGCAT AGATGAAGATCAGTATCTGCTGAGGCACTCGAGCCCCATCACTGACCGGGAGCCCACTTTTGGGCAACAAGCCCAGGACGCCGCGGCCGCCGATGACAAGGGGGAATTGGAGAAGATCCTGGCTCACTTGGAGGATGAGAACCG GATCCTTCAGGGGGAGCTGCGTCGCCTGAAGTGGCAGCACGAAGAGGCCGCTGAGGGTCCCCCCGAGGCAGCCCAGGACCCCCGCAACGAGGAACTCTTGGCCGAAGCCAGGCTCCTTCGGCAGCACAAGAGCCGCTTGGAGACGCGCATGCAGATTCTGGAGGACCACAACAGGCAGCTGGAGTCCCAGCTGCTGCGTCTGCGGGAGCTGCTGCTGCAG CCACCCCCTGAATCAGAAGGCAATGGCTCTGCAGGCTCCTCCCTGGCCTCTTCCCCACAGCAGTCGGAGAGCAGTCACCCCCACGAGAAGGAGCACACCACCCCAGACACCGAGGCCGCGG ATGATGTGGGACAGAAAAGCCAGGACGTCAGCCTGTGCTTGGAGGACATCATGGAGAAGCTCCGCCACGCCTTTCCAAACGTCCGGAGCCCAGATGTGCCCACCAACACTCTGCTGGCTTCCTGA